A window of the Radiobacillus deserti genome harbors these coding sequences:
- a CDS encoding PolC-type DNA polymerase III, whose amino-acid sequence MEISSKDKMNVLLKQLEIPEEMISNYFTNSYLSKVEVFKHIKKWHFHIHVDNVLPSSVYQLFTANLQQSFTSIATVDWTFYPKENQLPAEDVISYWQSFLQSTELSPAYRDLILNQTPTITGNKLGLTARNEAESSALKKRLDPSFKEFCRQAGIGPFTLSVEVKDEPNALEKFREQKALEDQMLVQKAVKDKEERAKKKEDSAPSGPIMIGYNIQDDITPMKEIVEEERRMTVQGYVFDVDIRELRSGRHLLIIKATDYTDSFQIKMFSKGDQDQESFKQIQKGMWLKARGSVQTDNFTNELTMMANDINEIKGETRIDKAPEGEKRVELHAHTTMSQMDAVVSASKLIAQAKAWGHSAIAITDHAVAQSFPEAHSAGKKHGVKVIYGVEANLVDDGVPIAYNEADVVLDSATYVVFDVETTGLSAVYDTIIELAAVKVHNGEIIDRFESFANPHHPLSQTTIDLTGITDDMVKDAPEVEEVLKDFHEWMGDGILVAHNASFDMGFLNAGFKKIDIPEAPNPVIDTLELARFLFPNLKNHRLNTLCKHLDIELTQHHRAIYDAEATGYLLWKLVKRSLEKEIVNHNQFNNHMGEGNAYQRSRPYHCTLLAQNEVGLKNLYKLVSISHVDYFYRVPRIPRSKLQQFREGIIVGSGCDKGEVFETMMQKSEQEAEKVASFYDYLEVQPPSNYYHLIEKELVQNEAQILDILKKIVNLGERLRKITVATGNTHYLEEHDKVYRQILISSQNGNPLSRQTLPDVHFRTTDEMLECFSFLGKEKAKEIVVTNTNRIAEEMEEISPVKEDLYTPNIDGAEDEIRELSYNMARDIYGEELPEIVEKRIEKELTSIIGHGFAVIYLISHKLVKKSLDDGYLVGSRGSVGSSLIATLTEITEVNPLPPHYVCRSCKYHEFFNDGSVGSGFDLPDKDCPNCGSSLRKDGQDIPFETFLGFKGDKVPDIDLNFSGEYQPRAHNYTKVLFGEDNVYRAGTIGTVAEKTAYGYVKGYASDHQLQVKSAEIDRLVQGCTGVKRTTGQHPGGIIVVPDDKEIYDFTPIQFPADDRNSEWKTTHFDFHSIHDNLLKLDILGHDDPTVIRMLQDLSGIDPKTIPTDDKETMKIFSGTESLGVSPEQIMCKTGTLGVPEFGTRFVRQMLEDTSPKTFAELVIISGLSHGTDVWLGNAQELINQGICELPDVIGCRDDIMVYLMHKGLDASLAFKIMEFVRKGKGLQDEWIEEMKKHDVPDWYIDSCKKIKYMFPKAHAAAYVLMAVRIAYFKVHYPIFFYAAYFSVRADDFDLNVMVKGSQEIRKRIEEIQSKGNDASPKEKNLLTVLEIALEMNERGFSFQRVDLYKSSATDFIVDGNTLIPPFNAVDGLGTNAALNIVKAREEGEFLSKEDLRERSKISKTVLEYLDQHGCLEGMADANQLSLF is encoded by the coding sequence ATGGAGATATCCAGCAAAGATAAAATGAATGTACTGTTAAAACAACTTGAAATACCTGAAGAAATGATTAGTAACTACTTTACAAATAGTTATTTATCCAAGGTAGAAGTGTTTAAGCATATAAAGAAATGGCATTTTCACATTCACGTAGATAACGTGCTACCATCGTCTGTCTACCAGCTGTTCACTGCAAACTTGCAGCAATCATTTACATCTATAGCCACAGTAGACTGGACGTTTTATCCGAAAGAAAACCAATTACCAGCGGAAGATGTTATTTCATACTGGCAGAGCTTTCTACAATCAACCGAATTATCACCCGCTTACCGTGATTTAATTTTAAATCAAACACCTACCATAACTGGAAACAAGCTCGGGTTAACCGCACGTAACGAAGCCGAATCCTCGGCCTTGAAAAAACGATTAGATCCTAGCTTTAAAGAGTTCTGTAGACAAGCGGGGATTGGACCGTTTACTCTTTCTGTGGAAGTGAAAGATGAGCCAAATGCATTAGAAAAATTCCGTGAGCAAAAAGCGTTAGAGGATCAAATGCTAGTGCAAAAAGCGGTAAAAGATAAAGAAGAGCGTGCGAAAAAGAAAGAAGATTCTGCTCCATCTGGTCCAATAATGATTGGATATAACATACAAGATGACATTACACCGATGAAAGAGATTGTGGAAGAGGAGCGCAGAATGACGGTTCAAGGCTACGTATTTGATGTCGATATACGTGAATTGCGTTCAGGTCGTCACTTGTTAATTATTAAAGCTACGGATTATACAGATTCCTTTCAAATTAAAATGTTCTCTAAAGGTGATCAGGATCAGGAAAGCTTTAAGCAAATTCAAAAAGGCATGTGGTTAAAAGCTAGAGGAAGTGTACAAACCGACAACTTTACAAATGAGCTTACCATGATGGCTAATGATATTAATGAAATTAAAGGGGAAACTCGAATAGACAAGGCGCCCGAAGGTGAAAAACGCGTTGAATTGCACGCCCATACTACGATGAGTCAGATGGATGCGGTTGTTTCTGCGTCTAAGCTTATTGCACAAGCAAAGGCTTGGGGACATTCTGCTATTGCAATTACGGACCATGCGGTTGCTCAATCGTTTCCAGAGGCGCATTCAGCAGGGAAGAAGCATGGCGTGAAAGTTATCTATGGAGTTGAGGCAAATCTCGTAGATGACGGTGTTCCAATCGCATACAATGAAGCGGACGTCGTACTAGATTCTGCAACCTATGTGGTATTTGACGTGGAAACGACTGGGTTGTCTGCGGTTTATGACACGATTATTGAGTTAGCAGCTGTAAAAGTTCATAACGGTGAAATTATCGATCGATTCGAATCCTTTGCAAATCCTCACCATCCGTTATCTCAAACGACCATTGATTTAACAGGTATTACAGATGACATGGTCAAGGATGCACCTGAAGTCGAAGAAGTGCTTAAGGATTTCCATGAATGGATGGGAGATGGGATTTTAGTTGCGCACAATGCTAGCTTCGATATGGGCTTCTTGAATGCAGGATTTAAGAAAATTGACATACCAGAAGCACCTAATCCGGTAATCGATACGTTAGAGCTTGCTAGATTCTTATTTCCTAATTTAAAAAATCACCGATTAAATACATTATGTAAGCATTTGGACATTGAACTAACCCAGCACCATAGAGCAATTTATGATGCTGAAGCGACCGGTTATTTGCTTTGGAAACTAGTAAAGCGAAGCTTAGAAAAAGAGATTGTGAACCATAACCAATTCAATAATCATATGGGAGAAGGAAATGCTTATCAACGTTCTCGCCCTTATCATTGTACGTTACTAGCTCAAAATGAAGTGGGATTAAAGAATTTGTATAAGCTAGTCTCTATTTCTCATGTAGATTATTTCTATCGTGTTCCACGTATTCCGAGATCTAAGCTACAACAATTTCGGGAAGGAATCATCGTTGGCTCTGGCTGTGATAAAGGGGAAGTCTTTGAAACGATGATGCAAAAATCGGAGCAAGAAGCAGAGAAAGTGGCTAGTTTTTATGACTATCTCGAGGTTCAACCACCTTCTAATTACTATCACTTAATAGAAAAAGAACTTGTACAGAATGAAGCACAAATTTTAGATATTCTAAAGAAAATCGTAAATCTTGGAGAACGATTAAGGAAAATTACAGTAGCAACTGGGAATACGCACTATCTAGAAGAACACGACAAGGTGTATAGACAAATTTTAATTTCTTCTCAAAACGGAAATCCGTTGAGTAGACAAACATTGCCTGATGTACATTTCCGGACAACGGATGAAATGCTTGAATGCTTTTCATTCCTTGGCAAGGAAAAGGCAAAAGAAATCGTTGTTACAAATACCAATAGAATAGCAGAGGAGATGGAAGAAATCTCTCCTGTTAAAGAAGATTTATACACTCCAAATATCGATGGGGCAGAGGATGAAATTCGTGAACTGAGTTACAACATGGCAAGAGACATATATGGGGAAGAGCTACCCGAAATCGTTGAAAAACGAATCGAGAAAGAGCTAACTAGTATTATAGGTCATGGATTTGCGGTTATTTATTTAATATCACATAAACTTGTGAAAAAATCGCTGGATGACGGCTATCTAGTAGGGTCTCGTGGTTCAGTAGGTTCTTCTTTAATTGCGACATTAACAGAAATTACAGAGGTTAATCCATTACCTCCTCATTATGTATGTCGATCATGTAAGTACCACGAGTTCTTTAATGATGGATCTGTTGGTAGTGGGTTTGATTTACCAGATAAAGACTGTCCAAATTGTGGAAGCAGCTTGAGAAAGGACGGTCAAGATATTCCATTTGAAACATTCCTTGGATTTAAAGGGGACAAGGTACCCGATATCGATTTGAACTTCTCAGGGGAATATCAGCCTAGAGCACACAACTACACAAAGGTTCTATTTGGCGAAGACAATGTGTATCGAGCCGGAACTATTGGTACGGTAGCTGAAAAAACAGCGTATGGGTATGTAAAAGGCTACGCGAGTGACCACCAGCTACAAGTGAAAAGTGCAGAGATTGATCGTTTAGTTCAGGGGTGTACAGGTGTAAAACGGACAACGGGACAACACCCAGGGGGAATCATCGTTGTTCCAGATGATAAAGAAATATATGATTTTACGCCAATTCAGTTTCCAGCAGATGATCGGAATTCAGAATGGAAAACGACACACTTTGACTTCCACTCTATTCACGATAATTTGCTGAAGCTTGATATACTAGGACACGATGATCCGACTGTGATTAGAATGCTTCAGGACTTAAGTGGAATTGATCCAAAGACGATTCCAACAGACGACAAAGAAACGATGAAAATATTTTCTGGAACAGAGTCATTAGGGGTTAGTCCAGAACAAATTATGTGTAAAACCGGGACACTAGGTGTACCGGAATTCGGTACCCGATTCGTGCGGCAAATGTTAGAGGATACAAGTCCCAAAACGTTTGCTGAGCTTGTTATTATATCCGGCCTATCTCATGGTACAGATGTATGGTTAGGAAATGCACAGGAATTAATTAACCAGGGCATTTGTGAACTACCTGATGTAATTGGGTGTCGGGATGATATCATGGTGTATTTAATGCACAAAGGATTAGATGCTTCTCTTGCCTTCAAGATTATGGAGTTTGTTCGGAAAGGGAAAGGACTTCAAGACGAGTGGATTGAAGAAATGAAAAAGCATGATGTTCCTGATTGGTATATTGATTCCTGTAAGAAGATTAAATATATGTTCCCAAAAGCGCACGCGGCTGCTTATGTTCTAATGGCTGTTCGTATCGCTTACTTCAAAGTTCACTACCCAATCTTTTTCTACGCAGCTTATTTTTCGGTGCGTGCAGATGACTTTGATTTAAATGTTATGGTTAAAGGTTCTCAAGAAATTCGCAAACGC